The following coding sequences are from one Panicum hallii strain FIL2 chromosome 5, PHallii_v3.1, whole genome shotgun sequence window:
- the LOC112893397 gene encoding uncharacterized protein LOC112893397, translating to MAAEPPEPASSRNAPPAASSSFTAAVAGVGGPNPCCAKLWKKYQKLETSRTALREAVKLLQAENEKMQKENSELSKVCKEERLRGDSAEAARATESDARDILEKEIIELKTQNSSLQQTQNICKHDNELSRISELEEENRKLKQILGEERKKIASEKKKAEEEKSKALEMQKILKSETQKSEEYRRVADMERKVANDWRASCERLRSEANEVRAQLAAQIQRTEEAHKRAETEKQKVTREKKRADAEKSLAEKNKALIEVERKKVSEEKFRADNLFAKLEEQKKLNEHLRTSIQVETRNAIEEKRQADHLFQKLEEGRKQSEYLQRKTNELCAVRDAVPSGKYGRKHVDRASESANVKFLKKKLKLKKEQLKHVKNVSKLDKAKNALIRRELQRLKQDWMQLLGRFNVLDDHLAGGVEGIHVLTELKQHPEIHGLEQKLLLNDSVPAPYFGLQAGMVPFGSSIPREYTLYQLPRESCTRPISGTSSELGPPLGSSHRTKSKSHHRSSRPTSISDEKLMGSQVKDSLFVSSSTDIRKNQNSAVPERRPKDSNDRALPLETLKLPLSGCTEVTDKTLGGDRKRKRTKKSLEPAACLPSKHDLLHLKSRAHAATSNDVLAFEDDPSGLQQGNNNVLCVTEGDMENHRRKYLAVSDKDPPFSFPSKVPSPGGGNGCAGSKFASLLSFEEMIRENCLKLLNFDDDADEEKYRKAKERPLSPSLPIIRPRRTKVPTCAQPGSLGDRTPSNCPASGSDSMRSKVLEVKEPGIQKLAQNCIQLGPSSNRIECSDFVEQLCANDKSNAAANVSCSAGLDGVPTNTSFGSLLHEDVAGNSVASSAKILDNTSRLVLSGSSCSGHSNSILQVQHLSKEVPSKKGSHQIGDRSLGPGLQANVGASETTVTKQSHLDSNSMLGHYCGSEKTQMHVVGFTRTKRSTMVNIFRYWEMLGSQPREHSKESFIDGPLLEKVSADPLLSTDEKVSLIFSLLLWDIRFTEETFADGNFASSAFSLSVKSHLETRWTILRGDQLDVLISLIEDFLLNKEVIVCEKMGQKVFGTSKDHKLDDEAGIQLSVKPAKVDQFIAACILLASICVEVERVDVVLEVSYKVLQMGKTNLLWTLLALHVFGSICGDKFLFPKSCNFLATAIRLVVLLLESKDTSLCLVSSYIRSNKPTTLPSCAHCLFDVDTVSIDGFISSLLDELDLCSLLWNNHAYSNETTRRSSHSGSNELEINCGELCSIFKQGKLAEDSDNGPAGINLCYLTELISLLELFGIYMSCEWIYNNVVVRLLEILELCMCDEYSAALLVLVSQLGRSFIDDAGYEHRRVSELRDKLSSFLAGTSFTKTSSLSVQFSAIGALLSVLPLSFDKIVATQSRQLSGPFVVQARQISEWFVRLSNEHQSLARSFFS from the exons ATGGCGGCGGAACCGCCGGAGCCGGCCTCCTCGCGGAATGCCCCGCCCGCGGCCTCGTCTTCAttcaccgccgccgtcgccggcgtaGGCGGCCCCAATCCGTGCTGCGCAAAG CTGTGGAAGAAGTACCAGAAGCTGGAGACGAGCCGAACGGCGCTGCGGGAGGCGGTGAAGCTCCTGCAGGCCGAGAACGAGAAGATGCAGAAGGAGAACTCGGAGCTCAGCAAAG TTTGCAAGGAGGAGCGCCTACGAGGTGATTCAGCTGAAGCAGCTAGGGCAACCGAGTCTGATGCCAGAGATATACTAGAAAAGGAGATAATTGAATTAAAGACGCAGAACTCAAGTCTCCAGCAAACACAAAATATCTGCAAACATGATAATGAACTTTCACGCATCTCTGAACTGGAGGAAGAAAATAGAAAGCTCAAACAGATTTTAggagaagaaaggaagaagatTGCTTCTGAAAAGAAAAAAGCCGAAGAAGAAAAGAGCAAGGCTCTGGAAATGCAAAAGATATTGAAGTCAGAAACACAGAAGTCTGAAGAGTATAGAAGAGTTGCTGATATGGAAAGGAAAGTTGCCAATGATTGGAGAGCATCATGTGAAAGGTTGAGGAGTGAAGCAAATGAAGTCAGAGCCCAATTGGCTGCTCAGATTcagagaacagaggaggcgcaTAAAAGGGCTGAAACGGAGAAGCAGAAGGTAACCAGAGAAAAGAAACGTGCTGATGCAGAGAAATCATTAGCTGAGAAGAACAAAGCACTAATTGAAGTTGAGAGGAAGAAAGTATCAGAAGAGAAGTTCCGTGCTGACAATTTGTTTGCAAAGTTAGAGGAGCAGAAGAAACTCAATGAACATTTGCGAACTAGCATTCAAGTTGAAACCAGGAATGCAATAGAAGAGAAAAGGCAAGCAGACCATCTGTTTCAGAAATTGGAAGAGGGGAGGAAACAGAGTGAATATTTACAAAGAAAGACAAATGAACTTTGTGCTGTTAGAGATGCAGTTCCTTCTGGCAAGTATGGGCGGAAACATGTTGATAGAGCTTCTGAGAGTGCAAATGTAAAGTTTCTCAAAAAGAAGCTTAAGCTGAAGAAAGAGCAACTAAAGCACGTGAAGAATGTGTCAAAGCTAGATAAAGCAAAAAATGCTTTGATAAGAAGAGAGCTTCAGCGTTTAAAACAAGACTGGATGCAACTACTGGGCCGATTTAACGTTCTCGATGACCACCTTGCTGGTGGTGTTGAAGGTATTCATGTCTTAACAGAG TTGAAGCAGCATCCGGAGATACATGGCCTTGAACAAAAATTGCTTCTAAATGATTCAGTTCCTGCCCCATATTTTGGGTTGCAGGCTGGGATGGTTCCATTCGGCTCTTCTATCCCAAGGGAATACACTTTGTATCAGTTACCCAGAGAAAGCTGCACACGACCAATCTCAGGTACTAGTTCTGAATTAGGGCCTCCTCTTGGTAGCTCTCACAGAACAAAGTCAAAAAGTCACCACAGATCTTCACGTCCCACATCCATATCTGATGAAAAGTTAATGGGCTCACAGGTTAAGGATAGCCTATTTGTGTCCTCGTCAACAGATATCAGAAAAAACCAGAATTCTGCTGTTCCCGAGCGGCGTCCTAAAGATAGTAATGATAGAGCATTGCCTCTAGAAACATTGAAGTTGCCCTTGTCTGGTTGTACAGAAGTTACAGATAAAACACTTGGTGGTGATAGGAAGAGAAAAAGGACCAAAAAGTCTCTAGAACCCGCTGCTTGTCTCCCCTCTAAACATGATTTGCTGCATCTGAAATCGAGGGCCCATGCTGCCACTTCAAATGACGTTTTAGCATTTGAGGATGATCCTTCAGGTCTGCAGCAAGGAAATAACAACGTGCTGTGTGTGACTGAAGGTGACATGGAAAATCATAGGAGAAAATATCTTGCTGTCTCCGATAAAGATCCTCCCTTCAGTTTCCCTTCTAAAGTGCCTTCTCCTGGTGGAGGAAATGGCTGTGCTGGTAGCAAGTTTGCGTCGTTGCTCTCCTTTGAGGAAATGATCAGGGAAAACTGCTTGAAGTTACTCAATTTTGATGATGATGCAGATGAGGAAAAATACAGAAAGGCAAAGGAGAGACCTCTTTCACCAAGCCTGCCCATTATTCGACCCCGCAGAACTAAAGTGCCTACATGTGCACAACCTGGTAGTTTGGGTGATAGAACTCCCAGTAATTGTCCTGCCTCTGGATCTGATTCCATGAGGTCCAAAGTATTGGAAGTTAAAGAGCCTGGGATTCAGAAATTGGCTCAGAATTGTATCCAGCTCGGTCCATCGTCAAATAGAATTGAATGTAGTGACTTTGTTGAACAGCTTTGTGCAAATGATAAATCCAACGCAGCTGCCAATGTTTCTTGTAGTGCTGGTTTGGATGGTGTGCCAACAAACACTTCTTTCGGCAGCCTTTTGCATGAGGATGTGGCTGGAAATTCTGTAGCATCATCTGCTAAGATATTAGACAATACAAGCAGACTAGTGTTATCAGGAAGTAGCTGCAGTGGTCATTCAAATTCCATTTTGCAAGTGCAGCATTTGTCCAAGGAAGTGCCTAGCAAAAAGGGCTCACATCAGATTGGTGACAGATCATTGGGTCCTGGACTGCAAGCCAATGTTGGGGCAAGTGAGACTACAGTGACCAAGCAAAGCCATTTGGACTCAAATAGTATGCTTGGGCATTATTGTGGATCCGAAAAAACTCAAATGCACGTAGTTGGATTTACAAGAACGAAAAGAAGCACCATGGTCAACATATTTAGATATTGGGAGATGCTGGGTTCTCAACCTCGAGAGCATTCTAAGGAATCTTTTATTGATGGTCCATTGCTTGAAAAAGTGTCAGCTGACCCATTGCTGTCTACAGA CGAGAAGGTTTCCCTCATATTTTCCCTTCTGTTGTGGGATATTAGATTCACAGAAGAGACTTTTGCGGATGGAAATTTTGCCTCATCAGCTTTTTCCTTAAGTG TGAAGTCTCATTTGGAAACAAGGTGGACCATTCTGAGAGGGGATCAACTGGATGTTCTTATCTCCTTAATTGAAGATTTTCTCCTGAACAAAGAAGTTATAGTATGTGAAAAAATGGGACAGAAAGTTTTTGGCACAAGCAAGGATCACAAATTAGATGATGAAGCTGGTATACAGCTTTCAGTTAAACCTGCAAAAGTAGATCAATTTATCGCCGCTTGCATTCTGTTAGCTTCAATATGTGTGGAAGTGGAGAGAGTGGATGTTGTTTTAgaagtttcatacaaagttctTCAGATGGGTAAAACTAATCTTTTGTGGACTCTGTTGGCTCTCCACGTCTTTGGTTCCATATGTGGTGATAAGTTTCTTTTTCCAAAGAGTTGCAACTTTCTCGCAACAGCTATACGGTTGGTTGTCCTGCTTCTTGAGAGCAAAGACACTTCTCTGTGCCTTGTGTCATCGTATATCCGATCAAATAAGCCAACAACATTACCGTCCTGTGCCCATTGCCTGTTTGATGTGGATACGGTTTCCATAGATGGTTTTATCTCTTCTCTATTGGATGAGCTGGATTTATGTTCGCTGCTGTGGAATAACCATGCCTACTCAAATGAAACTACAAGGCGCAGTTCTCATTCGGGGTCAAATGAACTTGAGATCAACTGCGGTGAACTTTGCAGTATATTCAAGCAAGGAAAACTAGCTGAGGATAGTGATAATGGTCCTGCAGGGATCAACTTATGCTACCTCACTGAGCTAATTTCTTTGCTCGAGCTCTTTGGGATTTATATG AGCTGCGAGTGGATATACAACAATGTCGTTGTCCGTCTTCTGGAGATTCTGGAATTGTGCATGTGCGATGAGTATTCAGCTGCTCTGTTGGTACTTGTCAGCCAACTCGGAAG GTCCTTTATTGATGATGCTGGTTATGAGCATAGAAGAGTTAGTGAGCTAAGGGACAAGTTATCATCATTTTTAGCAGGGACAAGTTTTACAAAAACAAGCAGTTTAAGTGTTCAGTTTTCTGCCATTGGTGCATTGCTCAGCGTCCTTCCACTGTCATTTGACAAAATTGTTGCCACGCAAAGTAGACAATTATCAGGTCCCTTTGTTGTGCAAGCGAGACAGATTTCTGAATGGTTTGTTCGGTTAAGCAACGAGCATCAATCTTTAGCTCGTTCCTTTTTTAGCTGA
- the LOC112893974 gene encoding uncharacterized protein At4g15545-like: MINRGAPLRISPLAPRPPLPRPPPPMTQTPTPAATATAAEAPGPEPEPAPAAGLPDAIAAVLPLDPYEQLEVARKITAVAVAARASRLELEAARLRQRLADRDRVAAELADRVARLELALRDAEARLRAALDDNAKLAKERDSLAQTSKQLSRDLAKLETFKRRLMQSLGDDHSPIQETVDIRTCEQSVAKANSWKDGPANSHPVSSRSDGSTEAESVNQEATRPFEQKLTITHITPRLTSDSAPKLRTAATSPRRYSTAVSPKLTSGATSPRLGGHMAMSPWLASSKMSSAANSPPRGHSISGRTTRVDGKQFFRQARNRLSYEQFAAFLANIKELNAQRQSREETLRKADEIFGAENKDLFMSFQGLLSRSL, encoded by the exons ATGATAAACCGCGGCGCCCCGCTTCGGATCTCGCCACTCGCACCACGACCGCCACTCCCACGCCCTCCGCCTCCGATGACGCAGACCCCCACGCCCgcggccaccgccaccgccgcggaGGCGCCGGggcccgagcccgagcccgcGCCCGCTGCGGGGCTGCCGGACGCCATCGCCGCGGTGCTGCCGCTGGACCCGTacgagcagctggaggtggcgcgcAAGATCacggccgtggccgtggcggcCCGGGCCTCGCGCCTCGAGCTCGaggccgcgcgcctccgccagAGGCTGGCCGACAGGGACCGCGTCGCCGCCGAGCTCGCCGACAGGGTCGCAAGGCTCGAGCTGGCGCTCCGGGACGCCGAAGCGCGCCTCCGCGCCGCACTCGACGACAAC GCCAAGCTGGCCAAGGAGCGGGACTCGCTCGCGCAGACGTCCAAGCAGCTGTCCAGGGACCTCGCCAAG CTGGAAACCTTCAAGAGACGTCTGATGCAATCGCTGGGCGACGACCATTCACCA ATTCAGGAAACTGTAGACATAAGAACCTGCGAGCAATCTGTGGCGAAAGCGAATTCTTGGAAAG ATGGACCAGCGAATAGCCATCCTGTATCCTCTCGATCGGACGGATCCACTGAAGCAGAGAGCGTAAATCAGGAAG CGACGAGGCCGTTTGAGCAGAAGCTGACCATCACGCACATCACCCCACGCCTCACGTCTGATTCTGCGCCGAAGCTGAGGACCGCTGCCACTTCACCGAGAAGGTACTCCACGGCGGTGTCGCCTAAACTGACGTCCGGCGCCACCTCGCCGCGATTGGGAGGCCACATGGCGATGTCGCCATGGCTGGCCTCCAGCAAGATGTCCTCTGCGGCGAACTCGCCCCCTCGTGGACATTCTATCTCAG GACGCACTACTAGAGTAGATGGCAAACAGTTCTTTCGTCAGGCAAG GAATCGCCTCTCCTACGAACAATTTGCGGCTTTTCTTGCCAATATCAAGGAGCTCAATGCCCAAAGGCAATCTCGAGAG GAAACCCTGAGAAAGGCGGATGAGATC